The Triticum aestivum cultivar Chinese Spring chromosome 4B, IWGSC CS RefSeq v2.1, whole genome shotgun sequence sequence AATCTCTCAATTAAAACCATATTCCACTCCAGTGGTCCGTGGGGTATCATAATCACACAAGGAGAAAGCAAGATCCTAAAGGTGAGGAACTCATCTCATCAAGAAGATGAATTtgtcccctcaaaaaaaagaaaaaaaagaagatgaATTTGTAAAGTTTTTTTCCTCACGCTGGTTGTTGCGTGCTCGATCAATATTTCTCTATCTAAATTCCAATATACTGACGGCGACGACGACAGCTCGTGTCATGCCGGTACACATCACAACACCCAAATTGGCCGTGCTCTTGGAGCCTTGGAGACTCCGCCGACCAGTTCGCAGAGTATAGATTAGTTCGACCACTAACTACTCCGTACATCCAACTTCTCAAGTCACCGTGTCCAAAAGTCCAAACAAGATAGGCTGGGGAATGGAGCAGGAAGCGCCCGCCAAGACGACGGAAGGCGCGCAAGAGGTGACCCTCCGGCCGTTCGACCTCGCCGATGTCGACGCCATGATGGCGTGGGTGTCGGATCCGGAGGTCACGGCCTTCATGACGTGGGACCCCTACACGTCCCGCGAAGCTCTGCTCGCGTTCCTCCGGGACGTCGCGCTGCCGCACCCCTGGTTCCGCGCCGTATGCCTCCCCGGCGGCGACCGCCCCGTCGGCTCGGTGTCCGTGTCGCCGACGGCGGACGCGTGCCGCGCCGAGCTCGGGTACGTGCTGGCGCGCGCGCACTGGGGCAAGGGCGTGGCCACGGCCGCCGTGAGGCGGGCGGTCGCCGCGGTGTTCGGGGAGGTAGAGGGCCTGGAGCGCCTGGAGGCGCTGGTGGACGTGTGCAACGTCGCGTCGCAGCGCGTGCTGGAGAAGGCCGGGTTCCGGCGGGAGGCCGTGCTGCGGAGGTACTGCGTGGTCAAGGGCGCCGTCAGGGACATGGCCATCTACAGCTTCATCTCCACGGACGCACTGCTCGTTTGATTCATGCTTGTAACCTGCGTGTGGTTCATATGACGTGAAAAGAAAATTGGATACCATGTGCAATGTACGTAGCTCATGGAGATTAAAAAGTTACTACCTCTGTGTCTCTGTATTTTGGTGTAGACAAGTACTACTCCCTTTCTCCGATCCATAATAATTATGAATCTTCGGGTCCACTGTCCAGTGGTAAAAGAACTCAAAAGTAGGCAAAAAGAGATAGGCCAGTATTAGGCGCCGGCAGGCAGGCCGAAAATTCGGCCGGTCGCATGCGCACCGTGCGATTATAGCCATGCAGTTCGTTGGATCCCACCACTTAAAACGGATGCAACACATCGTTCCTCTAACAAAACTAATCAACGCTCCGCTTAGCACGGACCTCCATTCTTCTCGCGCGTGCGCCGCCCCCATCTCACCCCGCGACGCCGTCCAACACCCCCGTAGTAGCATCGCTTCCCGTCGCCGTGGCCATGGGGTCGTTGAGCTCCTACGCGAGGGTGCCGCCATGGCTGCGAGGGCAACACCATAGCCTTATTCGTCGAGTTCCGTTGTTGAGGCATTGCCGTGCCGGTTGCAGCTCCCGCCGATAAGCGGACGTAGCACCTCTCCATGGACGCGCGACCTCGAAGCACCGGCGGCTCGCCGCGTTGTCGCGGTTCGCCGGTTGCGACACCGGCGCCCACTGGTCCACCCCTTCTATGCAGCAAAATCGACTTCCGTACGCAGCAAAAAAAATGGTGCCACCCGTTCCAGCAATGGCTGCGCGTCGGTTCCAGCATCCGTCGCAGCTCCATTGATGCACAGAAAAAACGCCATGTGCATCAATGGCTCGTCCCTCTAGTCGAAGCTTTTCAAATATATAGTTGAAGCTTTTGTGTCAATGATTGCAGCTTTTTCCGTTTTGCACTCGCTTGTTGAAGCTTTTTGTATCGCCGGCCGAAGCTTTTTTCTaaccggttgaaacttttttcatgaCCGGTTGCAGCTTCTGCGGTTGCACGGTGATCGGCGATCGATCTTGTCGTCTTCGATTGAAGCTTTGGGCAACACGGATTGTAACATTATAGATCGTAAGTTCCAGCTTTCAGTATTGCACAGCGGCCGCCCCAACTTTCGTGATGTAGCATTTTTTGTTGCCGTTTCCAACAGCGGGAGTTGCCAGTTCCAGCATTTTTTGCCGTCGGTTTCAACATGCCGCGGAGCCCGGTCGTAGCATGCCATGGAGCCCCCATCGGAGCATGCCGAAGCGACTATGCAGCAAATGTCCCGTTTCCGAGGTAgaaaaaggaaggagagggggacaAGCTTGGGAATGCCCTCATGGCAGCATGAGGTTGGAGGCTAGCAGGAGTAGCCATGGACATGTGCTCTCGTTGGGAAAGAAGAGAGGATGAGGGGATTGCGTTCAAGTGCGGGGGAAACGAGTGGAGGAGAGAGGCTGAGAAGATAAGGTGTCGTGGGTGGGGCCATAAAGCGCGTGATATGGCTCTACCCGTTTTAATCCAGATCGATCCAACGTCCCACGTCAGACCGGCGCTAGCTTCAGCCGGTACACCGACGTAAAACGTTTCCCAAAGAGATAGGCACATGGTCGCAATGAAAATCTAACCCAACACAACATAGCTGAGTCAACTATATAAGGAGAAAACGGTACTGTGCCGATTTTTGGAAGGAAAAAGTCTGAAACAAACCTTGAATTTATAGGCGAAAtctaaatcaaaccctgaactttcaatccctgaaatcagcacatcAAACTTTCTGATCCCGGTCTACTTTGAACCTTGGGAGGATTTAGCAGGTATACgctgaattgggccggcccattggcgCAGTCTCTCACGCTGGTCTGGTTTTCTTTGTTTGATTTCTTTTCTTTGGTTTTTTCCTTCGTTATATTTTGTTTTTCACTGATTTTTCTTTCTTTGTAATactttttgtttgttttgtttctttcttgattttcttcatattgttttctttttttcttttgttttgtttctttacCGGTAACCGGTTTTGTTTTTATACTCATTTCTAATTATTCTCAGTACCCAATGTAAATTTTTAGCGCAAATATTTTTTATACACTTTCAACATATTTTAGATAAATTATTTACATTTTCtaaatgcatgttttaaaaaatcgaatacatggtaatatttttccaaatacatgtttTTCATTTCTTAACAacaataaacattttattaaaCTACACGAACATTTTCTACATTgctaaacatttttaaaattgtatacacttttttcaaatacatgtcacGTATATTCTTATAAGGGCATGACACATTTTTTTTACATCACGCAAACTTTTTTTACGTTGCATACACTTCTTTCCGAATATGTCACAAGCACAtttttttaaactcgtgaacattcTTGAAATGTTACATTTTCTGAATGGACGAAACATTTGTTTGAATCACGCAAATATTATTTACATTGTACAtactcttttttttttgaaatgctaCGTACATTTTTGAGTGGCTGGATTTGCTACTTGCggccagtggcggagctacacTCTAAAACCTGATTCATATTTGGAGACTACTCCAGAATGGACTAGCGGTAGGAGATGAATTATTGCGGAGGAAAATAAAACCGGGAGTGTACTGTATTGCATGTGGCCGCGATAAGACACTGGTCCATCGTTTTTGGCTGTGTCCATACTCGGTTCAGTTTTTTGGCTGTGACATTTCTTTATGCATTTGTTCaggtttcaaaattttgaaaaatgtgacATAATTTTTGAAAATCCTAAaacatttcatggcatgtgaaaaaCTATTGTAAATCTAAACAGTTTTTGACAaatgtgatttttttaaaatcACAGATAGTTTTAAAAATGTGAATAGAATTTCAAAATTCCAAACACTTTTTTAAAAACACAAAAGGAAATTGAAGTTTTGTCAAAATAGAAAACAGGAGCATTTTTTAACTTTTGAACAATTTTAGAAATGCGCGGCATTTTTTAGACTTCACGAATTTTTGTTGTGGtatagtgggccggcccaaattcTCGTCCGTGAGAATAGCAGGTTATCCCGGTCGGGATTGTAGTATTCCTAGTGTGCCAAACAGGTCTAGAGTTTAAAAGAGACCGGGATTACAAGTTCAGAGTGCCAATCTCCGGGATTTAAAAttcagggtttgatttagctttcgttTACAACTTCAAGATTTGTTTCAGACTTTTTCCTTTTTGGAACCTGGGCGCACGTGAttaggaaagaaaaataaaaagtagaaaaatgtgaaactttttcaaaACAAGCAGTGTGCAGTGTATTACTCATTCATGTGTAATGTTTGGGGACAAACTGAAAAGTAAGCTTAATATAGTACTTATCGATTTTGTTTTTATTCATTCAGAATACCACAAAAATCATTTCATCGCAAAACTTTACACTTGAGTGATACACTAGACAATGCTTAATCGGAGAAACTCTCATActccccctgttcctaaatataaagtgtattatttttttaaaaagtcaaacttatctgactttgaccaagtttacagacaaaaatatcaatatctaggaTACCAAATCATTATtactagattcatcatgaaatatatttttgtattTTATACATTTAGTATTGTAAATCTTTATATTTAGCAACGGagggagttttttttttttgcaattcgGGTATATGTGCAGCCATGTCCCAATGTGtatttaataaaaaataaaaaatacgcCCCATCTCCTCAGGTTATAATTGTGAATCTTCCCATCCACTGTCCAGTGGGAGAAGAACCCAAAGAAGGCAGAGAGAGGCACACGGTGAGGAGAagctgtcgtcttc is a genomic window containing:
- the LOC123094586 gene encoding uncharacterized N-acetyltransferase p20, coding for MEQEAPAKTTEGAQEVTLRPFDLADVDAMMAWVSDPEVTAFMTWDPYTSREALLAFLRDVALPHPWFRAVCLPGGDRPVGSVSVSPTADACRAELGYVLARAHWGKGVATAAVRRAVAAVFGEVEGLERLEALVDVCNVASQRVLEKAGFRREAVLRRYCVVKGAVRDMAIYSFISTDALLV